Proteins encoded in a region of the Nocardia asteroides genome:
- a CDS encoding restriction endonuclease subunit S — protein sequence MTTLNLDKSKWKRVSLGEVVRHVTDRVDAETSGLERFLAGEHIPSNSLSITNWGVVGRDPIGPMFYKRFKPGHVLYVSRRTYLRKVAVPDFMGITGEKTFVLEAINPDILLQEFLPFVLSAEVFHSYAIKNSRGSVNPYLNWGELARYEFELPPLNEQRRIAELLWATERHSVNLTESVAQIAAGKSLFFAELMEYGTRERGWPSEPVTAVVTSGPTNGKSATANTEQLGVPTLSISAIRDGHVHGGESVKWIEVAPPAVAAFQLERNDFLIVRGNGNRTSTGRGGLVTDGLPEGCIYPDLLIRLKFDESRVMPAFASEQWNSASVHTALLRKAKSTNGIWKINGKDIKTHRLVIPPVSDQVAILENLATFDAALQSARMELAALDALRARALDEVSGVN from the coding sequence GTGACGACTCTGAATCTCGATAAATCGAAGTGGAAGCGTGTAAGCCTCGGGGAGGTTGTCCGACACGTTACCGACCGCGTGGATGCTGAAACTTCCGGACTCGAGCGCTTCCTTGCCGGGGAGCACATCCCCAGCAATAGTCTATCGATTACCAATTGGGGAGTAGTCGGACGAGACCCGATCGGACCGATGTTCTACAAGCGGTTCAAGCCTGGGCACGTGCTATACGTTTCCCGTCGCACGTACCTTCGCAAAGTGGCAGTGCCGGACTTTATGGGTATCACCGGCGAGAAAACTTTCGTCCTTGAAGCGATCAACCCCGATATTCTTCTTCAAGAGTTTCTGCCCTTCGTGCTTTCAGCAGAGGTATTTCATTCTTATGCCATTAAGAACTCTCGAGGATCGGTCAACCCTTACCTTAATTGGGGCGAACTCGCCAGGTACGAGTTCGAACTTCCACCCCTGAATGAGCAGAGGCGTATCGCTGAACTGCTGTGGGCGACAGAGCGTCACAGCGTAAATCTAACTGAATCCGTAGCACAGATCGCGGCGGGCAAGTCTTTGTTCTTTGCTGAACTGATGGAATATGGAACTCGGGAGCGCGGATGGCCATCTGAGCCTGTGACTGCGGTCGTTACGTCTGGACCTACGAACGGAAAGTCGGCAACAGCCAACACCGAACAACTAGGTGTCCCAACTCTGAGTATAAGCGCAATTCGTGACGGCCACGTCCACGGGGGTGAATCTGTGAAGTGGATTGAGGTCGCCCCTCCTGCCGTCGCCGCATTCCAGCTTGAGCGCAATGATTTTCTAATTGTGCGCGGTAATGGGAATCGGACTTCAACTGGTCGAGGCGGGCTGGTCACCGACGGTTTGCCAGAGGGTTGTATTTACCCAGATCTCCTTATTCGCCTGAAATTCGACGAGTCGCGCGTGATGCCAGCATTCGCTTCCGAACAATGGAATAGCGCCAGTGTTCATACCGCGTTGCTCAGAAAGGCCAAGTCCACCAATGGTATATGGAAGATCAACGGCAAAGACATAAAGACGCATCGACTTGTCATACCGCCTGTTTCAGACCAGGTGGCGATACTCGAAAACCTAGCCACCTTTGACGCTGCGCTCCAATCTGCCCGTATGGAGTTAGCGGCTCTTGACGCGCTGCGTGCGCGTGCTCTCGATGAGGTTTCCGGAGTTAACTAA
- a CDS encoding type I restriction-modification system subunit M: MTARISQRELESYLWGAAIVLRGLIDAGDYKQYIFPLVFLKRISDVYDEEHAAAAKIYGDDELADLPENHRFAIPDGCHWNDIRFVTSNIGAKILYAMREIESANPDTLPGVFGDGNWGNKNLLPDSTLADLIEHFSTRTLTIANLPEDELGNGYEYLIKKFADDSGHTAQEFYTNRTLVHLMTMMLEPQPGESVYDPTCGTGGMLISTVAEVKRQGKEWRNLHLYGQELNYGTSAIARMNLFLHGVTDGHIAHGDTLSQPAFHDASGRLQTFDVVLANPPYSIKAWNRTAFASDPYGRKLWGLPPQGRADYAFFQHIAASLDPETGRAAILFPHGVLFRRDEAAMREALVKSDLIESILGLSEGLFYNSPMPATVVVLRTSKPSERKNKILFINAEKEVSREMGQSFLRDSHQSKILDAYRRFEAQDSFTAVATLDQIAASGYSLEISRYVDAAKSSSPEEHVDLLEVLNQWRTAAGAADRAVTDVLTVLRSGISA; the protein is encoded by the coding sequence ATGACGGCACGTATCAGCCAGCGGGAACTGGAGTCGTACCTGTGGGGCGCGGCCATCGTGCTGCGCGGCCTCATCGACGCGGGCGATTACAAGCAGTACATTTTCCCGCTGGTCTTCCTCAAGCGAATCTCTGACGTCTACGACGAAGAGCATGCGGCCGCCGCGAAAATCTACGGCGACGACGAGCTCGCGGATCTTCCCGAAAACCACCGCTTCGCCATCCCTGACGGCTGCCACTGGAACGACATCCGTTTCGTGACAAGCAATATCGGCGCGAAGATCCTGTACGCCATGCGGGAGATCGAATCCGCGAACCCGGACACCCTGCCCGGCGTCTTCGGCGACGGCAACTGGGGCAACAAGAACCTCCTGCCCGACTCCACCCTGGCGGACCTGATAGAACACTTCTCCACCCGCACCCTGACCATCGCCAACCTCCCCGAAGACGAGCTCGGCAACGGGTACGAATACCTGATCAAGAAGTTCGCCGACGACTCCGGCCACACCGCCCAGGAGTTCTACACCAACCGCACCCTCGTCCACCTCATGACGATGATGCTGGAACCCCAACCGGGCGAATCGGTATACGACCCGACCTGCGGCACCGGGGGCATGCTCATCTCGACTGTCGCCGAGGTGAAGCGCCAGGGCAAGGAGTGGCGCAACCTGCATCTGTACGGCCAGGAACTCAACTACGGCACCTCAGCCATCGCGCGGATGAACCTGTTCCTGCATGGCGTGACGGATGGACATATCGCTCACGGAGATACGTTGTCGCAGCCAGCTTTTCACGACGCGTCAGGACGGTTGCAGACCTTCGATGTGGTCCTCGCCAACCCGCCGTATTCGATCAAAGCGTGGAATCGGACGGCATTCGCCAGCGACCCATACGGCCGGAAGCTCTGGGGGCTGCCGCCGCAAGGTCGTGCCGACTATGCGTTCTTTCAGCACATAGCAGCGAGCCTCGATCCCGAGACCGGCCGCGCCGCAATCCTTTTCCCGCACGGCGTACTGTTCCGGCGCGATGAAGCGGCCATGCGCGAAGCCCTCGTGAAGTCCGACCTCATCGAATCCATCCTCGGACTGAGTGAAGGATTGTTCTACAACTCGCCGATGCCTGCGACAGTGGTGGTTCTACGCACAAGCAAACCGTCGGAGCGTAAGAACAAGATCTTGTTCATCAACGCCGAAAAAGAGGTTTCACGAGAAATGGGGCAGTCCTTTCTTCGCGATTCTCATCAGAGCAAGATTCTCGATGCTTACCGAAGGTTCGAGGCGCAGGATAGTTTCACCGCCGTTGCGACACTGGACCAGATCGCTGCCAGCGGATACAGCCTTGAGATTTCGAGGTACGTTGATGCCGCCAAATCCAGTTCTCCAGAAGAACACGTCGACTTGCTGGAGGTTCTCAACCAATGGCGAACAGCTGCCGGCGCAGCTGACCGAGCGGTAACAGATGTTTTGACGGTACTTCGATCGGGGATTTCGGCGTGA